A stretch of the Bradyrhizobium sp. CCBAU 53351 genome encodes the following:
- the otnK gene encoding 3-oxo-tetronate kinase, translating to MTLAANIALGCIADDYTGASDLANTLTRAGLRTVQTIGVPADDLALPEVDAVVVSLKSRSIEAGLAVSRSRAAETWLRSRGASHVLFKICSTFDSTDAGNIGPVMDALCAECGEAIVLVTPAFPETGRTVYQGNLFVGAVPLNESPLKDHPLNPMHDSNLVRVLARQSRTRIGLVDLATVTRGADAVRARLTELAGKGIGAAIIDAVFDRDLETIGLVAGEHRLSVGASGMGLGLARALVSTGKVKSTAASSDAGAAVGGPAACLAGSCSQATLQQIANAERVMPVLHLDPEQIVSGQGEAQRALAWARPLLAEGPVLIASSATPEAVTAVQARHGRDAAGHAIEQAMADIAEGLVQAGVRRLVVAGGETSGAVVDRLKIPGFLVGVEIAAGVPVLRTVGAAAGEMLLALKSGNFGGPAFFSDALGLMR from the coding sequence GTGACACTTGCAGCGAACATTGCTCTTGGCTGCATCGCCGACGACTACACCGGCGCGTCCGATCTCGCCAACACGTTGACGCGCGCGGGCCTGCGCACCGTGCAGACCATCGGCGTGCCCGCGGACGATCTAGCACTGCCCGAGGTCGATGCCGTCGTGGTGTCGCTGAAGAGCCGCTCGATCGAGGCGGGCCTTGCCGTGTCGCGTTCGCGCGCGGCGGAGACATGGCTGCGCAGCCGTGGCGCAAGCCATGTGCTGTTCAAGATCTGCTCGACCTTTGATTCCACCGACGCCGGCAATATCGGCCCTGTCATGGACGCGCTCTGCGCCGAGTGCGGCGAGGCGATCGTGCTGGTGACGCCGGCCTTTCCGGAGACCGGTCGCACCGTCTACCAGGGCAACCTCTTCGTCGGCGCCGTGCCGCTCAACGAGAGCCCGCTGAAGGACCATCCGCTCAACCCGATGCACGATTCCAACCTGGTGCGCGTGCTCGCGCGTCAGAGCAGGACGCGGATCGGTCTCGTCGACCTCGCGACCGTCACGCGCGGCGCCGATGCCGTGCGGGCGCGACTGACCGAGCTCGCCGGCAAGGGGATCGGCGCTGCGATCATCGACGCCGTGTTCGACCGCGACCTCGAGACCATCGGCCTCGTGGCCGGTGAACATCGCTTGTCGGTCGGTGCCTCCGGCATGGGCCTCGGGCTTGCGCGCGCGCTGGTCTCGACGGGCAAGGTCAAATCGACCGCTGCGAGCAGCGACGCCGGTGCAGCGGTCGGCGGACCGGCCGCCTGTCTTGCCGGAAGCTGCTCGCAGGCGACGCTTCAGCAGATCGCCAATGCCGAACGTGTCATGCCGGTGTTGCACCTCGATCCCGAGCAGATTGTCTCAGGCCAAGGCGAAGCGCAGCGCGCGCTCGCCTGGGCTCGGCCACTTCTGGCGGAAGGTCCCGTTCTGATTGCTTCGAGCGCGACGCCGGAGGCCGTTACCGCCGTCCAGGCGCGCCACGGCCGCGACGCCGCCGGCCACGCCATAGAGCAGGCCATGGCCGATATCGCCGAAGGGCTGGTGCAGGCCGGCGTCAGGCGCCTCGTCGTTGCCGGCGGCGAGACGTCCGGCGCCGTGGTCGATCGGTTGAAGATCCCCGGATTTCTCGTGGGGGTAGAAATTGCGGCGGGGGTCCCCGTGTTGCGCACGGTCGGTGCGGCTGCAGGCGAGATGCTGCTTGCCCTGAAATCCGGCAATTTCGGCGGCCCCGCGTTCTTCTCCGACGCGCTTGGGCTCATGCGCTGA
- a CDS encoding methyl-accepting chemotaxis protein has protein sequence MFAKLSIRAKIISVVAFLLLAMTGMGLLAVSKMRSMNASTVDITTNWMPSVRVIGDLRAAVITYRNVVRQHMLAEALEDKLVVEKTAGTVTEALAKTRSKYEAMISSPEERALYGQWSKLWDDYKKGTDEVMALSRKEAGKIPREAQELNSKTVNKIGLQADEVLNKDIELNTKGGEQAAQDAADNYSYAFMLVSVILGAAVVIGIGLSFYLVRDVSNGINSITEPMQALGRGDLAAEVPHRGEKTEIGAMADVLQIFKEALIAKKAADEAAAADAEAKIERGRRVDNITREFETMIGEIVQTVSSASTQLEASASTLTSTADRSQRLATTVAGASEEASTNVQSVASATEEMASSVGEISRQVQESARMAGDAVGQARATTERVSELSKAAARIGDVVELINTIAGQTNLLALNATIEAARAGEAGRGFAVVASEVKALAEQTAKATGEIGQQISGIQAATNDSVGAIKEISSTIERLSEISSAIAAAVEEQGAATQEIARNVQQAAQGTQQVSSNITDVQRGATETGTASSQVLSAAQMLSNDSGRLKNEVSKFLTNVRAA, from the coding sequence ATGTTTGCCAAGCTTTCCATTCGCGCCAAGATCATCAGCGTCGTGGCGTTCCTGCTGCTCGCGATGACCGGCATGGGCCTGCTCGCCGTGTCGAAGATGCGGTCGATGAATGCCAGTACCGTCGATATCACCACGAACTGGATGCCGAGCGTCAGGGTGATCGGCGACCTGCGAGCCGCGGTCATCACATACCGCAACGTGGTTCGCCAGCACATGCTGGCCGAGGCCCTGGAAGACAAGCTCGTGGTGGAGAAGACCGCTGGCACGGTGACCGAGGCGCTCGCCAAGACGCGCAGCAAGTATGAAGCCATGATCAGCTCCCCGGAAGAGCGCGCGCTCTACGGCCAGTGGTCGAAACTCTGGGACGATTACAAGAAGGGCACCGACGAGGTCATGGCCTTGTCGCGCAAGGAGGCGGGCAAGATCCCGCGCGAGGCACAGGAGCTCAACTCCAAGACGGTCAACAAGATCGGCCTTCAGGCGGATGAGGTCCTGAACAAGGACATCGAGCTCAACACCAAGGGCGGCGAACAGGCCGCTCAGGATGCCGCCGACAACTATTCCTACGCTTTCATGCTGGTGTCGGTCATTCTCGGCGCCGCTGTGGTGATCGGGATCGGCCTCAGCTTCTATCTGGTCCGCGACGTCTCGAACGGCATCAATTCCATCACCGAGCCGATGCAGGCGCTGGGCCGGGGAGATCTGGCCGCCGAGGTCCCGCATCGCGGCGAGAAGACGGAGATCGGCGCCATGGCCGACGTGCTCCAGATCTTCAAGGAGGCGTTGATCGCCAAGAAGGCCGCGGACGAAGCTGCGGCCGCGGATGCCGAAGCCAAGATCGAGCGCGGCCGCCGCGTCGACAACATCACCCGCGAATTCGAAACCATGATCGGCGAGATCGTCCAGACCGTGTCGTCGGCTTCGACGCAGCTCGAAGCCTCCGCTTCGACGCTGACCTCGACTGCCGACCGCTCCCAGCGGCTTGCGACCACGGTTGCAGGCGCTTCGGAGGAGGCTTCGACCAACGTGCAGTCGGTCGCCTCTGCCACCGAGGAGATGGCCTCGTCGGTCGGCGAGATCAGCCGTCAGGTGCAAGAATCGGCACGGATGGCAGGCGATGCCGTCGGCCAGGCGCGCGCCACCACCGAGCGCGTCAGCGAGCTGTCCAAGGCCGCCGCGCGCATCGGCGACGTCGTTGAGCTGATCAACACCATCGCGGGCCAGACCAATCTGCTCGCGCTGAACGCGACCATCGAAGCCGCGCGTGCCGGTGAAGCCGGTCGCGGTTTCGCCGTGGTGGCCTCCGAGGTGAAGGCGCTCGCCGAGCAGACCGCGAAGGCCACCGGCGAGATCGGCCAGCAGATCTCCGGCATTCAGGCAGCGACCAACGATTCGGTTGGCGCCATCAAGGAGATCTCCTCCACCATCGAGCGCCTCTCCGAGATTTCCTCGGCGATCGCGGCCGCGGTGGAAGAGCAGGGCGCGGCGACGCAGGAGATCGCCCGCAACGTGCAGCAGGCGGCGCAGGGAACGCAGCAGGTCTCCTCCAACATCACCGACGTGCAGCGCGGCGCGACCGAGACCGGCACGGCGTCCTCGCAGGTGCTGTCGGCAGCGCAGATGCTGTCCAACGACTCCGGCCGATTGAAGAACGAGGTCAGCAAGTTCCTGACCAACGTCCGCGCGGCCTGA